One Acetobacter ghanensis DNA window includes the following coding sequences:
- a CDS encoding MerR family transcriptional regulator, with product MTINGTSSSYESEQNTLGASPEVSESVGFEKGPEAFRTISEVADELHVPQHTLRLWETQFHQVRPLKRGGGRRYYRPDDVVLLSQIADLLYKQGYTVKGVQRLLQEGALARTEPLDTPEGENEGVTVAQSEVAPVEDAPAVADYEQVEAVVAELPAAIEAGLEQALVQVMGQNVRLRADLSDVLVELEALRRKILA from the coding sequence ATGACGATTAATGGCACCTCATCTTCTTATGAATCCGAGCAAAACACGCTTGGCGCCTCTCCCGAAGTTTCGGAGTCGGTTGGATTCGAGAAGGGGCCAGAAGCTTTTCGGACCATTAGTGAAGTCGCAGATGAACTGCATGTTCCCCAACATACCCTACGTTTGTGGGAGACGCAGTTCCATCAGGTGCGCCCTCTGAAAAGAGGGGGAGGCCGCCGCTACTACAGACCCGATGATGTTGTGCTGCTGAGCCAGATTGCAGACCTTCTGTATAAACAGGGCTACACGGTAAAAGGTGTACAGCGCCTGTTGCAGGAAGGAGCCTTGGCCCGTACCGAGCCGTTGGATACGCCGGAAGGTGAAAATGAGGGCGTGACGGTAGCCCAGAGCGAGGTTGCTCCTGTGGAGGACGCGCCTGCTGTGGCAGATTATGAGCAGGTCGAAGCCGTGGTGGCTGAATTGCCAGCTGCAATAGAGGCCGGTTTGGAACAGGCTCTGGTTCAGGTCATGGGGCAGAATGTTCGCTTGCGTGCGGATCTGAGCGATGTGCTGGTTGAACTTGAGGCATTGCGCCGCAAGATTTTGGCCTGA
- a CDS encoding integration host factor subunit alpha — MDAPHRRVTFLHMETVTRASLIEQIYQQVGLSRKESSVLLEDVLETVMQALERGESVKISGFGTFSVRKKGQRCGRNPKTGEEVPILPRSVLVFRSSQLLRAEVNHEETEPGVEYDD, encoded by the coding sequence ATTGACGCGCCGCACAGGCGTGTTACCTTTCTGCACATGGAAACTGTCACACGTGCATCTTTGATAGAGCAGATCTATCAGCAGGTAGGGTTGTCTCGTAAAGAGTCGTCTGTGCTCCTAGAAGATGTTCTGGAGACAGTCATGCAGGCGCTCGAACGGGGCGAAAGTGTCAAAATCAGCGGTTTTGGCACGTTCTCAGTCCGTAAAAAGGGGCAACGCTGCGGGCGTAACCCCAAAACAGGGGAGGAAGTGCCGATTCTTCCCCGCTCCGTACTGGTGTTCCGGTCCAGCCAGTTGCTGAGGGCCGAGGTCAACCATGAGGAGACAGAGCCGGGAGTCGAATATGACGATTAA
- a CDS encoding beta-ketoacyl-ACP synthase III has product MAKRSLLVGFGGFLPERVVTNEELATRLETSDDWIRTRTGITRRHIAGPHDTATTMGTEAARRALDYAGLSADDIDVVLVATSTPDQAFPATAVRIQAALGMTHGFGFDIAAACSGFIFALATADSFIRSGQVRHALVIGSEVYSRIVDWEDRGTCVLFGDGAGAVVLSASDESGDRGILSTHLHSDGTTGDLLYVDGAVGQPDKSGHLKMSGRDVFRHAVAKLSSSVDEALNAEGLTYADVDWLVPHQANIRIIEGVAKKLALPAERVVVTVDRHANTSAASIPLALDEAVRDGRIQKGELVLMEALGGGLTWGSVLVRL; this is encoded by the coding sequence ATGGCGAAACGTTCGCTTCTGGTGGGTTTTGGTGGATTTCTGCCAGAAAGAGTTGTCACGAACGAAGAGCTGGCAACCCGGCTTGAAACATCGGATGACTGGATCAGAACCCGCACCGGCATTACGCGTCGCCACATTGCCGGACCGCATGACACAGCAACAACCATGGGGACCGAGGCCGCACGCAGGGCGCTGGATTACGCTGGCCTGAGTGCGGACGATATTGATGTTGTTCTGGTTGCAACATCCACGCCGGATCAGGCTTTTCCCGCAACGGCGGTGCGTATTCAGGCCGCGTTGGGCATGACCCACGGTTTCGGTTTTGATATTGCCGCAGCCTGTTCGGGTTTTATTTTTGCTCTGGCAACAGCGGATTCTTTTATTCGTTCAGGTCAGGTGCGCCACGCTCTAGTCATTGGTAGCGAAGTTTATTCGCGCATTGTGGACTGGGAAGACAGAGGCACATGCGTTCTGTTCGGTGATGGGGCAGGGGCCGTTGTGCTCTCCGCTTCTGACGAATCCGGCGATCGCGGGATTCTGTCCACGCATCTGCACTCCGATGGCACAACGGGCGATCTGCTGTATGTGGATGGCGCTGTTGGGCAGCCGGACAAAAGTGGGCATTTGAAAATGAGCGGGCGGGATGTGTTCCGCCACGCCGTGGCTAAACTGTCTTCTTCTGTCGATGAGGCGCTGAACGCAGAAGGCCTGACCTACGCGGATGTTGACTGGCTTGTACCGCATCAGGCCAATATTCGTATTATTGAAGGCGTGGCCAAAAAGCTGGCCCTTCCTGCTGAGCGTGTTGTTGTCACGGTTGACCGGCACGCCAACACCTCCGCTGCATCCATTCCGCTTGCTCTTGATGAAGCCGTGCGTGACGGTCGGATTCAGAAGGGTGAACTGGTGCTTATGGAAGCACTTGGGGGCGGTCTGACGTGGGGTTCGGTTCTGGTCCGCCTGTGA
- the plsX gene encoding phosphate acyltransferase PlsX, which translates to MSKTEIPESFPSDPNEVFNLAVDGMGGDGAPEVVVAGLAVAAERHRNIKVLLIGDEARLLPLLAKYPKAASICTVWHTDVSISMDMKPTSALRMRQSSMRLAMDAVASGRAQGVVSAGNSGAMLALAKIVVKTLPGISRPAMAAISPTIKGDVVMLDLGANVACDWRNLVEFAVMGEAFAKSVLGLPAPTIGLLNIGAEELKGDEKLRVAAETLRESPLAAQFHGFVEGHDITAGTTDVVVTDGFTGNVALKTGEGVLKMATTLLRRVFQRGIISRLGYLLVRPGLERMKEWLDPRRYNGAVFVGLNGVVVKSHGGTDAEGFAAAVDVAMDMVTHGFNESIRERLSHMGALLMRPQVEEECEPALPVS; encoded by the coding sequence ATGAGCAAGACCGAGATTCCAGAAAGTTTTCCTTCTGATCCTAACGAGGTGTTCAACCTTGCCGTGGACGGGATGGGGGGCGATGGGGCTCCAGAAGTGGTTGTTGCCGGGCTTGCCGTTGCCGCCGAACGGCACCGGAATATCAAGGTGCTTCTGATCGGGGATGAAGCGCGCCTGCTACCTTTGCTGGCGAAGTATCCCAAGGCTGCGTCCATATGCACGGTTTGGCATACGGATGTGTCCATCTCCATGGACATGAAGCCGACATCCGCATTGCGGATGCGTCAGTCCTCCATGCGGCTTGCCATGGACGCCGTGGCTAGCGGACGCGCCCAAGGGGTTGTGTCTGCGGGCAACAGTGGCGCCATGCTGGCTTTAGCCAAGATTGTGGTCAAAACCCTGCCGGGTATTTCCCGTCCGGCCATGGCGGCCATCAGCCCTACAATCAAGGGTGATGTGGTCATGCTGGACTTGGGGGCCAATGTTGCCTGTGACTGGCGCAATCTGGTGGAATTCGCCGTTATGGGCGAAGCCTTTGCCAAGTCCGTGCTTGGCTTGCCTGCACCAACAATTGGCCTGCTCAATATTGGTGCGGAAGAATTAAAAGGGGACGAAAAACTGCGTGTGGCGGCCGAGACGCTGCGCGAGAGTCCTCTTGCTGCCCAGTTCCATGGTTTTGTGGAAGGGCATGATATTACCGCAGGCACCACAGATGTGGTTGTAACCGACGGTTTTACTGGAAATGTTGCTCTGAAAACCGGCGAGGGTGTGCTGAAGATGGCAACCACCCTGTTGCGTCGGGTCTTCCAGCGCGGGATTATTTCCCGGTTGGGGTATCTGCTTGTCCGTCCCGGACTGGAGCGGATGAAGGAGTGGCTGGACCCCCGTCGTTACAATGGCGCAGTTTTTGTGGGCCTGAATGGTGTGGTGGTCAAATCCCATGGCGGCACGGATGCCGAGGGTTTTGCCGCTGCAGTCGATGTGGCCATGGATATGGTCACGCATGGTTTTAACGAAAGCATTCGTGAGCGCCTTTCTCATATGGGGGCGTTGTTGATGCGCCCGCAGGTGGAGGAAGAATGTGAACCAGCCCTCCCGGTTTCCTGA
- the rpmF gene encoding 50S ribosomal protein L32, translating to MAVPKKKTSPSRRGMRRSHEALRAEAHAECSNCGELKRPHNVCSHCGHYDGREVIAAGKALKVAIRA from the coding sequence ATGGCTGTACCCAAAAAGAAAACCTCGCCTTCACGTCGTGGCATGCGTCGCAGCCATGAAGCTCTGCGCGCAGAAGCTCATGCTGAATGCTCCAACTGTGGCGAACTGAAGCGTCCTCACAATGTTTGCAGTCATTGTGGTCATTATGACGGTCGTGAAGTGATTGCCGCAGGCAAGGCACTCAAGGTCGCCATTCGCGCCTGA
- a CDS encoding DUF177 domain-containing protein: protein MTEKPEFSRPLAVRRIGTLGTDMTVEATPDECKKVARRLGLQDVAMLRCRYRLKDDGRGVVTAEGALAARFTQTCVVSMEEFEDVMAGSFVVRFVPAAQFVEAEVPDMDAIDEIPYEGQNVDLGEAVVEQFALDLEPYPHAPDVALPPGLIMDEEEVEQLGLEEGGEKKASPFAGLARWRGGRA from the coding sequence ATGACCGAAAAGCCAGAATTTTCTCGCCCTCTGGCCGTGCGCCGAATCGGAACACTGGGAACGGATATGACGGTGGAAGCCACCCCGGATGAATGTAAGAAGGTCGCTCGGCGGCTTGGCCTGCAAGATGTGGCCATGCTGCGCTGCCGTTATCGTCTGAAAGATGACGGCCGAGGTGTTGTAACGGCCGAGGGGGCGTTGGCGGCACGCTTTACGCAGACCTGCGTTGTAAGCATGGAAGAGTTCGAAGACGTTATGGCGGGGTCTTTTGTTGTCCGCTTTGTGCCGGCCGCACAGTTTGTTGAGGCCGAGGTCCCCGATATGGACGCGATAGATGAAATTCCGTATGAGGGGCAGAACGTTGATCTGGGCGAGGCTGTGGTTGAACAGTTTGCTCTGGATCTGGAGCCGTATCCCCATGCGCCTGATGTTGCTCTCCCTCCCGGCCTGATCATGGATGAGGAAGAGGTCGAGCAGTTGGGTCTTGAGGAAGGGGGCGAGAAAAAAGCCAGTCCCTTTGCCGGTCTGGCACGCTGGCGGGGTGGGCGTGCGTAG
- a CDS encoding outer membrane protein assembly factor BamE encodes MTPPRQSKMMRLKSACGALATVLVLSGCQVFGPTPTPRGSLLEPEEYSQLVPGSSTRADAIDLMGSPTTKGAFDDNIWIYISMTTHLVPMDFPGIIKQDLVVLKFNNAGTLESMRTLNRKDALRVAMINEITPTPGTKINALQQILGNVGRYNPMQNMMGSGAAGGQGGMFNNSSGPGHFGSGNSL; translated from the coding sequence ATGACGCCGCCACGCCAGAGCAAGATGATGCGCCTCAAAAGTGCCTGTGGGGCACTTGCCACAGTTCTTGTGCTGTCTGGCTGCCAGGTTTTTGGTCCCACGCCCACACCCAGAGGTTCCCTGCTTGAACCCGAGGAATACAGCCAGCTTGTTCCCGGCTCCAGCACCCGGGCAGATGCCATTGACCTGATGGGTTCCCCCACCACCAAAGGGGCATTTGACGATAACATCTGGATTTATATCTCCATGACCACCCATCTGGTGCCCATGGATTTTCCCGGCATCATCAAGCAGGACCTTGTTGTGCTCAAGTTCAACAACGCCGGAACGCTTGAAAGCATGCGCACGCTCAACCGCAAGGATGCCCTGCGCGTTGCCATGATCAACGAAATTACGCCAACACCGGGCACTAAGATCAACGCTCTTCAACAAATTCTGGGGAACGTGGGGCGTTATAACCCCATGCAGAACATGATGGGTTCTGGTGCGGCAGGTGGACAGGGCGGGATGTTTAACAACAGTTCCGGTCCGGGCCACTTCGGGTCGGGCAACTCTCTGTAA
- a CDS encoding ATP-binding protein — protein sequence MTDRKSFRRFLRGRWSAFRMEKAIRRVLPRSLLGRSLLIVLFPLLITQGIALELYYGNFLKVVSRRLTGSVTAEIVLSLNALERLKNPADKEWFVAQAREQLQLIEIWRPGEKLSRVGSTHVLGPMDDDLVHALREAISYPFFISWRHFHRTVRIYIQLPDGVLEIDTPRKRLDMGQIWLFVAWAVGSSLLLFIIAGLFMRNQVRAIRQLALAAEQFGMGRDIGPIRPAGAQEVRKAAVAFNRMQDRISRFVAQRTGVLAGVSHDLRTPLTRLRLSLAMMPREGTICAKDMTEDLDEMIGDIAEMEQMIDSYLSFARGEGSESVQQVAMQPFLEDVVAAARRANVHVRALVVEPGLHAHMRPDAMRRTLSNLFDNARRHGASVVLTARGVAGGVCILVDDDGPGIPPDRRAQVLRAFESGHGGGTGLGLTIARDIVRAHGGEMELQNAPEGGLRVRLYLPH from the coding sequence ATGACCGACCGGAAGAGTTTTCGTCGTTTTTTGCGTGGGCGGTGGAGTGCATTCCGGATGGAAAAAGCCATCAGGCGTGTGCTGCCGCGCTCCCTTCTGGGACGCTCATTGCTGATTGTGCTTTTCCCTTTGCTGATTACGCAGGGAATCGCGCTTGAGTTGTATTACGGCAATTTTCTCAAAGTCGTATCCCGGCGGCTTACCGGCTCGGTTACGGCGGAAATTGTTTTGTCCCTCAACGCGTTGGAGCGGCTTAAAAACCCGGCGGATAAGGAGTGGTTTGTTGCGCAGGCGCGTGAGCAGCTTCAGCTTATAGAAATCTGGCGACCGGGTGAAAAATTGTCCCGCGTGGGGTCCACCCATGTGCTGGGGCCCATGGATGATGACCTTGTACATGCCCTGCGGGAGGCTATTAGCTACCCGTTTTTTATTAGCTGGCGGCATTTCCATCGCACCGTGCGGATCTACATTCAGTTGCCCGATGGTGTGCTGGAGATAGATACGCCCAGAAAACGGCTGGATATGGGGCAGATATGGCTGTTTGTGGCGTGGGCTGTTGGCAGTTCGTTACTGCTGTTCATTATTGCCGGGCTGTTCATGCGCAATCAGGTGCGAGCCATCCGCCAACTGGCGCTGGCGGCGGAGCAGTTTGGTATGGGGCGGGATATTGGCCCTATACGCCCTGCAGGCGCGCAGGAGGTGCGTAAGGCAGCTGTGGCCTTTAACCGAATGCAGGACAGGATAAGCCGCTTTGTTGCACAGCGTACGGGCGTTCTGGCCGGTGTCTCGCACGATCTGCGGACCCCATTGACCCGCCTGCGGCTTTCTCTGGCCATGATGCCGCGGGAAGGCACCATCTGTGCCAAGGATATGACCGAGGATCTGGACGAGATGATCGGTGACATTGCAGAAATGGAACAGATGATCGACAGCTATCTTTCCTTCGCTCGGGGGGAAGGTTCAGAGAGCGTTCAGCAGGTTGCCATGCAGCCTTTCTTGGAGGACGTGGTGGCAGCAGCCCGGCGTGCCAATGTGCATGTTCGCGCGTTGGTCGTGGAGCCGGGTTTACACGCCCATATGCGCCCGGACGCCATGCGACGGACCCTGAGTAACCTGTTTGATAATGCCCGCAGGCATGGTGCCAGCGTGGTGCTGACGGCGCGGGGTGTTGCCGGCGGGGTGTGCATTCTGGTGGATGATGATGGTCCGGGCATTCCGCCAGACCGCAGGGCGCAGGTCCTACGCGCCTTTGAAAGCGGGCATGGCGGGGGCACAGGTCTGGGCCTGACCATTGCGCGGGACATCGTGCGCGCCCACGGTGGGGAAATGGAATTACAGAATGCCCCAGAAGGCGGTCTGCGTGTAAGGCTATATCTGCCGCACTAG
- a CDS encoding response regulator, producing the protein MSEQMTGTETEVASHVMVVDDDPRLRRLLQRYLFEHGFRVSVAANAAEARHTLEGIQPDALVLDVTMPGENGLELTRALRDAGQDLPILLLTARGEPEDRITGLEAGADDYLGKPFEPKELLLRLKAHLRRHQPPPPTDNLRIVRLGDKEFDPVRLLLTGPDGNIHLTGGEAALLSVLARKPNETFTREDIAKAMDMTEIGERAVDVQVTRLRRCIEPDPREPRFLHTVRGRGYVLKPGL; encoded by the coding sequence ATGTCTGAGCAGATGACAGGCACGGAAACTGAGGTGGCATCGCATGTTATGGTGGTGGATGATGACCCACGCCTGCGGCGTCTGCTGCAACGTTATCTGTTTGAGCACGGGTTCCGGGTCAGCGTTGCTGCCAATGCGGCCGAAGCGCGCCATACGCTGGAAGGTATTCAGCCCGACGCCCTTGTGTTGGATGTTACCATGCCGGGTGAGAACGGGTTGGAGCTAACCCGTGCGCTGCGCGATGCGGGCCAAGACCTGCCCATTCTGCTCCTGACCGCACGGGGCGAGCCGGAGGACCGCATTACTGGGCTGGAAGCTGGCGCGGATGACTATCTGGGCAAGCCGTTTGAGCCCAAGGAACTGCTGTTGCGGCTCAAGGCCCACCTCAGGCGGCATCAGCCCCCACCCCCAACGGACAACCTGCGCATTGTCCGCTTGGGTGACAAGGAATTTGACCCCGTCAGGCTCCTCCTTACCGGCCCTGATGGGAATATCCATCTGACCGGGGGGGAGGCAGCCCTGCTGTCCGTTCTGGCACGCAAACCGAATGAGACATTCACGCGTGAGGATATTGCCAAGGCGATGGATATGACCGAAATAGGCGAGCGTGCGGTGGATGTGCAGGTGACCCGCCTGCGCCGTTGCATAGAGCCGGACCCGCGTGAGCCGCGCTTTTTGCATACGGTGCGTGGGCGTGGATACGTGTTGAAGCCGGGCCTGTAG
- a CDS encoding MarR family winged helix-turn-helix transcriptional regulator: protein MVMPPSPHERAGSDLLFLREESLRLAQTLMFLAARDMAEAVAPVLEEDGLGRAHYRVLQVLAFSPGIPVSRLQDILGVTKQSLGRTLQELDARAYLESRVGRQDRRQKLLFLSPTGKAAEARLFAVIRQRLVAAYREAGGPAVEGFRRVISGMLSEHSRALLTEESAGRREGR from the coding sequence ATGGTGATGCCGCCGTCCCCTCATGAACGTGCGGGGTCTGACCTGCTGTTCCTGCGTGAGGAGAGTCTGAGACTGGCGCAGACGCTCATGTTTCTGGCTGCGCGGGACATGGCGGAGGCTGTAGCACCCGTGTTGGAGGAGGATGGTCTGGGGCGTGCGCATTACCGGGTTTTGCAGGTGCTGGCGTTTAGCCCCGGTATTCCGGTTAGCCGCTTGCAGGATATTCTGGGTGTGACCAAGCAGAGTTTGGGGCGCACGTTGCAGGAACTGGATGCACGCGCATATCTGGAAAGCAGGGTTGGCCGGCAGGATAGAAGGCAAAAACTGCTGTTTTTAAGCCCCACGGGCAAGGCGGCGGAAGCTCGCCTGTTTGCTGTAATTCGGCAAAGGCTGGTTGCCGCCTACCGGGAGGCCGGTGGCCCTGCGGTAGAGGGGTTCAGGCGGGTTATAAGCGGGATGCTGTCCGAGCACAGTCGTGCTTTGCTGACGGAAGAGAGCGCAGGGCGCAGGGAAGGGCGGTAA
- a CDS encoding ubiquinone biosynthesis protein COQ9, giving the protein MSILPEKLEQALSLAVATLAVGVMPAPMERDEDRDAALRKLAAVAGERGWSMETLKSVAGPDADLLFPSGVVEMVEAWSDLCDRTMIEAMLDTDEPRLSQRVRQAILLRLPPDEKRRAAAVRGMAVFLSIKGQKAFRRAWLRTVNAIWQAAQDDATGLTYVSKRLTLGSLYASVFLYWLARGSDVAGFEAFVDRRLADVLRIGRIKARFGTGIFTPAASAAAR; this is encoded by the coding sequence ATGAGCATACTGCCGGAAAAATTGGAACAGGCTCTTTCTCTGGCGGTGGCAACGCTGGCCGTGGGCGTCATGCCCGCTCCGATGGAGCGTGATGAGGACCGGGATGCAGCTTTGCGGAAACTGGCTGCGGTGGCAGGCGAGCGCGGCTGGAGCATGGAGACGCTCAAATCCGTTGCGGGGCCGGATGCGGACCTACTTTTTCCCTCTGGAGTGGTGGAAATGGTGGAGGCGTGGTCGGATCTGTGTGACCGAACCATGATCGAAGCCATGCTGGACACGGATGAGCCGCGCCTCAGCCAGCGGGTGCGGCAGGCCATATTGCTGCGCCTTCCGCCGGATGAAAAACGGCGCGCTGCCGCGGTCCGAGGCATGGCGGTGTTTTTATCCATTAAGGGACAAAAGGCGTTCCGGCGGGCATGGCTGCGTACGGTGAACGCCATATGGCAGGCCGCGCAGGATGATGCCACGGGTCTAACCTATGTGAGTAAACGGCTGACCCTTGGCAGTCTGTATGCTTCGGTCTTCCTGTACTGGCTGGCGCGCGGCAGCGATGTGGCCGGGTTTGAGGCGTTTGTGGATCGTCGACTGGCGGATGTCCTGCGTATAGGCCGCATAAAGGCCCGTTTTGGTACTGGCATATTTACGCCCGCAGCCTCGGCTGCTGCCCGGTAA
- the def gene encoding peptide deformylase, which produces MSVLAIARMGHPILLQKAAEVEDINAPQIRDLLQNMRETLAESGGVGLAAPQVYASLRLFLYSVPLARSEGEDDPPRPVQALINPVLEPDGAEMVPRFEGCLSIPGLRGEVPRYRRVRYSGWNEHGERVEGVASGFCANVMQHEMDHLDGILYPMRMTDMARFGFAAEIVRYGVKA; this is translated from the coding sequence ATGTCGGTTCTTGCAATTGCCCGTATGGGGCACCCGATCCTGCTGCAAAAAGCGGCAGAGGTGGAAGACATCAACGCTCCCCAGATCAGGGATCTGCTGCAAAATATGCGCGAAACCCTGGCAGAGAGTGGTGGCGTGGGGCTGGCGGCGCCGCAGGTTTATGCGTCGCTGCGGCTTTTTCTTTATTCAGTGCCTCTTGCGCGGAGTGAGGGGGAGGATGACCCGCCCCGTCCGGTGCAGGCGTTGATTAACCCGGTTCTGGAGCCCGATGGTGCGGAGATGGTGCCTCGTTTTGAAGGCTGCCTGTCCATTCCCGGATTAAGGGGAGAGGTGCCGCGTTATCGCCGTGTGCGGTATAGCGGGTGGAATGAGCATGGCGAGCGGGTAGAAGGTGTGGCTTCTGGCTTTTGCGCTAATGTTATGCAGCATGAAATGGATCATCTCGACGGAATCCTCTATCCCATGCGTATGACAGACATGGCGCGCTTTGGGTTTGCTGCGGAAATTGTACGGTATGGGGTAAAAGCATGA
- the rpsU gene encoding 30S ribosomal protein S21, whose translation MHVLVRDNNVDQALKALKKKMQREGIFREMKLRRHFEKPSERKAREAAEAVRRARKMERKRLEREGF comes from the coding sequence GTGCACGTTCTAGTCCGTGACAACAATGTCGATCAGGCTCTTAAAGCGCTCAAGAAAAAAATGCAGCGCGAAGGCATCTTCCGTGAAATGAAACTGCGTCGGCACTTTGAAAAGCCGTCCGAACGCAAAGCGCGTGAAGCGGCAGAAGCCGTGCGTCGCGCACGCAAAATGGAACGGAAGCGTCTGGAACGCGAAGGCTTCTAA
- the leuB gene encoding 3-isopropylmalate dehydrogenase produces MTEQKQPVKLLVLPGDGIGPEVMREVGRIMAWLEQKRGLRFDLTEDLVGGASLAEYGVPIRDEVIEKAWAADAVLFGSVGDPKWGHVGFDKRPEVAILKLRQELGLFANLRPAKVFDALVDSSTLKPDVVRGLDIMIVRETVGGIYFGDPRGIETLPDGSKRGINTEVYTTSEIQRVARVAFDLARKRDNRVCSVEKCNVMESGLLWKEVVTDVHAREFPDVELSHMLADNCAMQLVRNPRQFDVLVTGNLFGDILSDLASMLTGSLGMLPSATLGAEQADGRRPALYEPIHGSAPDIAGQGIANPIAQILSFAMLLRYSLNLQTEADMIEQAVSNVLASGLRTADIMAEGMARVGTSVMGEAIVRELDKLQSN; encoded by the coding sequence ATGACTGAACAGAAGCAGCCCGTTAAACTCCTTGTCCTGCCCGGAGATGGCATTGGCCCGGAAGTTATGCGGGAAGTCGGCCGCATTATGGCATGGCTGGAACAGAAGCGTGGCCTCAGGTTTGACCTGACCGAGGACTTGGTGGGTGGCGCGTCTCTGGCGGAATATGGCGTGCCTATTCGTGATGAAGTGATTGAGAAGGCATGGGCGGCGGATGCTGTTCTGTTTGGCTCGGTCGGGGACCCCAAATGGGGGCATGTAGGCTTTGACAAGCGCCCTGAAGTTGCCATTCTCAAGCTGCGTCAGGAGCTGGGGCTGTTCGCTAATCTGCGGCCTGCCAAAGTGTTTGATGCACTGGTGGACTCCAGCACACTCAAGCCAGATGTGGTGCGCGGTCTGGATATCATGATCGTGCGCGAAACGGTGGGTGGCATTTACTTTGGTGACCCGCGTGGGATTGAAACCCTGCCCGATGGCTCCAAGCGCGGCATTAACACTGAAGTGTACACCACATCGGAAATTCAGCGCGTGGCCCGCGTTGCATTCGATCTGGCTCGCAAGCGTGACAACCGCGTATGCTCGGTGGAAAAATGCAACGTGATGGAAAGCGGCCTGCTGTGGAAAGAGGTCGTGACCGATGTGCACGCCCGTGAATTCCCGGATGTCGAACTTTCTCACATGCTGGCCGATAACTGCGCCATGCAGTTGGTGCGTAACCCGCGTCAGTTTGACGTATTGGTGACCGGCAACCTGTTTGGTGACATTCTGTCTGATCTGGCATCCATGCTGACTGGCAGCCTTGGTATGCTGCCATCCGCAACCTTGGGGGCAGAACAGGCTGATGGTCGCCGTCCGGCTCTGTATGAACCCATCCACGGGAGCGCGCCGGATATTGCAGGGCAGGGCATTGCCAACCCAATTGCTCAGATCCTCTCCTTTGCCATGCTGCTGCGTTATTCGCTGAACCTCCAGACGGAGGCAGATATGATCGAGCAGGCAGTCTCTAATGTTCTGGCCAGCGGTCTGCGTACAGCGGACATTATGGCGGAAGGTATGGCCCGCGTTGGTACGTCCGTTATGGGCGAAGCCATTGTGCGCGAACTGGACAAGCTCCAGAGCAACTAA
- the leuD gene encoding 3-isopropylmalate dehydratase small subunit: MEKFVTLSAIAAALPEANIDTDKIIPARFLKTTQRTGLGKHAFDAMRYLPDGKENPDFVLNKQPWRKAEILITYDNLGCGSSREHAPWALLDFGIRCVIAPSFADIFFNNCFKNGILPIRLPREICDELMGDAQMGSNARLTVDLPRQVVIRPNGEEVPFEIDAFRKHLLLEGLDDIGQTLQREASITTYEKRLDQEKSWLPTIHFD, encoded by the coding sequence ATGGAAAAGTTCGTCACGCTGTCTGCTATTGCCGCGGCTCTGCCGGAAGCCAATATTGATACAGACAAGATTATTCCGGCCCGCTTTCTTAAAACCACGCAGCGCACGGGCTTGGGTAAGCACGCGTTTGATGCCATGCGCTACCTGCCGGATGGCAAGGAAAATCCGGATTTTGTGCTGAACAAGCAGCCGTGGCGCAAAGCCGAAATTCTGATTACGTATGACAATCTTGGTTGCGGGTCCTCGCGTGAACATGCGCCGTGGGCGTTGCTGGACTTTGGTATCCGCTGCGTTATTGCGCCGTCTTTTGCTGATATTTTCTTCAACAACTGCTTCAAGAACGGCATTCTTCCCATTCGACTGCCGCGGGAAATCTGCGATGAACTGATGGGCGATGCCCAGATGGGCAGCAACGCTCGTCTGACGGTTGATCTGCCGCGTCAGGTTGTTATTCGCCCGAATGGTGAGGAAGTCCCCTTCGAGATAGACGCTTTTCGCAAGCATCTGTTGCTCGAAGGTCTGGATGATATTGGCCAGACCCTCCAGCGCGAAGCCAGCATTACAACTTATGAAAAAAGGCTGGATCAGGAAAAATCCTGGCTGCCGACCATTCATTTTGACTGA